A segment of the Streptococcus dysgalactiae subsp. dysgalactiae genome:
ACGAGGAAAGGAGGTCACATGTCTAAGTTATTATTGGTTGGTGAACCGCTGATTCGCGTTAGCCCCAATCAGTTTCAGCCTTTGACCAATGCCTGCGACGCTCAGCTTTTTTTTGGCGGTTCAGAAGTCAATATTGCAAGAACTCTAGGCGGTTTTGGTTTAGAAGCAAGGCTATTTACGGCCCTACCAGATAATCCTGTTGGTCACGCTTTTCATCAGTTTTTGAAGCAAAGCGGTGTAGATATGACCTTGACGGCTTGGCAAGGCAACCGTGTTGGGTTGTATTACCTTGAAAATGGCTTTGGCTGTCGGGCTAGTCAGGTTTATTATGACCGCTGTGGCTCTAGCTTTTCGGCCTTAGATAAGGACAGTCTTGATTTAGCTGCCATTTTTGAAGGCATTAGTCACTTTCATTTTAGTGGGATCAGTTTGGCGTTGGGTAAAAAAACTCAGGATCTGATTGAGATACTAGCGAGAGAAGCTAAGAAGAGGGATATTTGTATTTCTTTTGACCTTAACTTTAGATCTAGTATGATTGCGGTAGCTGATGCTAAACGACTCTTTTCTCACTTTGCTCAATACGCGGATATTATTTTTGGCATGGAACCTTTGCTGTTAGACAGTGACGATTTTGACATGTTTGATAGAAAAAAGGCAAATACTACGACGATTAGAGAACGTCTGGAAGGACTTTATCAGCGCTATCAGTTACAAGCTATTTATCATACGGAGCGTTCAAATGATGCCCAAGGCAGTAATCATTTCAAGGCTTATGCCTATGATGGGCAGTTTTACGAATCCTGTGAAGTGACGACCCCAGTCTTGCAACGGGTTGGAAGTGGAGATGCTTTTGTGGCAGGTTTGCTTTATCAGTTGTTAGAAGGTAACGAAAAGCAGCGCAACCTTGATTTTGCTGTAGCAACAGCTAGCCTAAAATGTACAGTAGCTGAAGATCAGCTCTATCACAGGGTCCAACAAGTAGAAGCAGTCTTAGCTAATCAACGAGATGTCCAGAGGTGATGATATGGGAAAAATAGAAATCTTAACCAAACTTAAGGCTAATCGGCTTGTCCTAGTTGTACGAGGACAGTCTAGTGAGGAGGCTTTAGCTTGCAGTCTGGCCAGTATTGAAGGCGGCATTAAGACAATTGAAGTCACCTATACTAACCCCTTTGCTAGTGAGGTTATCGGTCAATTGGCTGAACGCTTCAAAGAAGATACTGAAGTTTTAATAGGTGCTGGAACAATTTTAGATGATATTACCGCTCGCCAAGCTATTTTAGCTGGTGCTCAATTTATTGTTGGGCCTCATTTTAATCAGGCAGTGGCAAGACTCTGTCATCGCTATGGTGTTCCTTATTTACCAGGCTGTATGACCGTTACAGAAGTGGTAACTG
Coding sequences within it:
- a CDS encoding sugar kinase; the protein is MSKLLLVGEPLIRVSPNQFQPLTNACDAQLFFGGSEVNIARTLGGFGLEARLFTALPDNPVGHAFHQFLKQSGVDMTLTAWQGNRVGLYYLENGFGCRASQVYYDRCGSSFSALDKDSLDLAAIFEGISHFHFSGISLALGKKTQDLIEILAREAKKRDICISFDLNFRSSMIAVADAKRLFSHFAQYADIIFGMEPLLLDSDDFDMFDRKKANTTTIRERLEGLYQRYQLQAIYHTERSNDAQGSNHFKAYAYDGQFYESCEVTTPVLQRVGSGDAFVAGLLYQLLEGNEKQRNLDFAVATASLKCTVAEDQLYHRVQQVEAVLANQRDVQR
- a CDS encoding bifunctional 4-hydroxy-2-oxoglutarate aldolase/2-dehydro-3-deoxy-phosphogluconate aldolase: MGKIEILTKLKANRLVLVVRGQSSEEALACSLASIEGGIKTIEVTYTNPFASEVIGQLAERFKEDTEVLIGAGTILDDITARQAILAGAQFIVGPHFNQAVARLCHRYGVPYLPGCMTVTEVVTALESGVDMVKLFPGSTVGMSFIQAIKSPLPQVEVMVTGGVNEGNVTDWLAAGAQVLGIGGDFNRLASQGRFETITQRAAAYVKLTKDY